From Cellulosimicrobium sp. ES-005, one genomic window encodes:
- a CDS encoding phosphotransferase, translating to MHAHDDDQVEVPLTGGNVNAVVRVGDTVRRTAGPWTPTVHALLAWVRAQGVSVAPAPLGRDAAGREVLTWTEGEVGGWPLPDWLWDRATLRQSGAMLRAWHDATVGFALAGAVWRSPVREPAEVVCLNDAAPYNMVRAGGALVGFIDVDMASPGPRVWDVAYLAYRLCGWCEDMPAPPGLAPEERLAELLVGYGHDRAPRPDDVLSTMHDRLLDLAGWTDAHARDTARPDLHDHAALYRRDAARLARG from the coding sequence GTGCACGCTCACGACGACGACCAGGTCGAGGTCCCGCTGACCGGAGGGAACGTCAACGCCGTGGTGCGCGTCGGCGACACCGTGCGGCGGACGGCCGGTCCGTGGACGCCGACGGTCCACGCGCTCCTCGCCTGGGTCCGCGCCCAGGGGGTCTCCGTGGCCCCCGCGCCGCTCGGCCGCGACGCGGCCGGGCGCGAGGTGCTGACCTGGACCGAGGGCGAGGTCGGCGGCTGGCCGCTCCCGGACTGGCTCTGGGACCGCGCGACGCTCCGCCAGTCGGGCGCGATGCTGCGGGCGTGGCACGACGCGACCGTCGGCTTCGCGCTCGCCGGGGCGGTGTGGCGCTCACCCGTGCGCGAGCCGGCGGAGGTCGTGTGCCTCAACGACGCCGCGCCGTACAACATGGTCCGCGCGGGCGGCGCCCTCGTCGGGTTCATCGACGTCGACATGGCGTCGCCAGGGCCCCGGGTCTGGGACGTCGCCTATCTCGCCTACCGGTTGTGCGGCTGGTGCGAGGACATGCCGGCCCCGCCCGGGCTCGCGCCCGAGGAGCGGCTCGCCGAGCTGCTCGTCGGCTACGGCCACGACCGCGCGCCTCGTCCCGACGACGTGCTGTCGACGATGCACGACCGTCTCCTCGACCTCGCCGGCTGGACGGACGCGCACGCCCGGGACACCGCTCGGCCGGACCTCCACGACCACGCGGCGCTGTACCGCCGGGACGCGGCACGCCTCGCGCGAGGCTAG
- a CDS encoding HAD family phosphatase translates to MTSPRPSTDPVLPQAVLWDMDGTLVDTEPYWIAAEHELVEARGGTWTHEDAMSLVGNPLRESARIIRDRGGVDLPVDEIVAFLLGRVIEQVRAEVPWQPGARELLTALREAGVPCALVTMSYRELAAPVAELAPDDAFQVLVCGDEVERGKPDPEPYLLAAERLGVDVARCVAIEDSPAGIASARAAGAATLGVEAVVPVLPAPGLSRTPSLELVDLGLLARLVSGEVVDLMDDDAA, encoded by the coding sequence GTGACGTCCCCGCGCCCGTCCACCGATCCCGTCCTGCCGCAGGCCGTCCTGTGGGACATGGACGGGACGCTCGTCGACACCGAGCCGTACTGGATCGCGGCGGAGCACGAGCTCGTCGAGGCGCGCGGGGGCACGTGGACGCACGAGGACGCCATGTCGCTCGTGGGGAACCCGCTGCGCGAGTCCGCGCGGATCATCCGGGACCGCGGGGGCGTCGACCTGCCGGTCGACGAGATCGTCGCGTTCCTCCTGGGCCGGGTCATCGAGCAGGTGCGGGCCGAGGTCCCGTGGCAGCCCGGCGCGCGCGAGCTGCTCACGGCGCTGCGCGAGGCCGGCGTGCCGTGCGCGCTCGTCACGATGTCCTACCGCGAGCTCGCCGCGCCCGTCGCGGAGCTCGCGCCGGACGACGCGTTCCAGGTGCTCGTGTGCGGGGACGAGGTCGAGCGCGGCAAGCCCGACCCCGAGCCGTACCTGCTCGCGGCCGAGCGCCTCGGCGTCGACGTCGCGCGCTGCGTCGCGATCGAGGACTCGCCTGCCGGCATCGCCTCGGCCCGCGCGGCCGGCGCGGCGACGCTCGGCGTGGAAGCCGTGGTCCCCGTCCTGCCCGCGCCCGGCCTGAGCCGGACGCCGTCGCTCGAGCTCGTCGACCTCGGCCTGCTCGCCCGGCTCGTCTCCGGCGAGGTCGTCGACCTCATGGACGACGACGCCGCCTAG